One region of Trichosurus vulpecula isolate mTriVul1 chromosome 1, mTriVul1.pri, whole genome shotgun sequence genomic DNA includes:
- the LOC118833941 gene encoding zinc finger protein 883-like, which translates to MLENAQNLLSLGLPVPREDVISYFEQREAPWMLEQEGLRSCCPEGEISLEMKETTTELTLSVEETHKQRFMSDDFNWREVCTTPESIDAGEKPYDCNQCGKGFTEKKYLIADQRIHAAEKSYKCHQRGKTFTWKDGLLQHQTFHTGEKSNKCNHCGNAFIQRAHLIVHQRAYSGEKPFDGNLCEKAFREKRCLVAHQRIHSGEKPYECNQCGQTFKQWESLSLHQRIHIREKPYKCDQCGKAYRWKDSLVEHQRIHTGEKPYKCNQCGKSFRGRKSIGEHHRIHTGEKPYECNQCGKAFTRRARLIMHQRTHTGEKPYECYQCGKTFTRMDGLIKHQRIHTGEKPYECNQCGKTFTWKRSLVRHERIHNGEKPYDCNQCGKTFRLERCLTAHLRIHTGEKPYECNQCGKAFRCMSSLTEHQKSHTEEKCYKCNYCGKTFTWKCRLVRHERIHNGEKPYDCNQCGKTFKLERCLTAHLRIHTGEKPYECNQCGKAFRYMSSLVEHQKSHTEEKCYKCNYCGKTFTWKCRLVRHERIHTGEKPYECNQCGKAFRYMSSLVEHQKSHTEEKCYKCNHCGKTFTWKRSLVRHERIHTGEKPYDCNQCGRAFRLKRCLIAHLIIHTGEKPYDCNQCGKSYTYKEGLVKHQRIHTGEKP; encoded by the exons atgctggagaatgccCAGAACCTGCTCTCCCTGG GGCTGCCAGTTCCCAGAGAAGACGTGATCTCTTACTTTGAGCAAAGGGAAGCCCCATGGATGCTGGAGCAAGAAGGCCTGAGGAGCtgctgtccag aaggagaGATCAGCCTGGAAATGAAAGAAACTACTACAGAACTAACCCTTTCTGTAGAAGAAACTCACAAGCAAAGATTCATGAGTGATGACTTCAATTGGAGAGAAGTCTGCACAACACCTGAGAGTATTGACGCTGGAGAGAAACCGTATgactgtaatcaatgtggaaagggttttacagagaagaaatatCTGATTGCAGATCAGAGAATCCACGCTGCAGAGAAATCTTATAAATGCCATCAGCGTGGAAAGACATTTACATGGAAGGATGGTCTTCTTCAACATCAGACgttccacactggagagaaatctAATAAATGCAATCATTGTGGAAATGCTTTTATACAGAGGGCTCATCTTATTGTACATCAGAGAGCATActctggagagaaaccttttgatgGTAATCTGTGTGAAAAGGCTTTTAGAGAGAAGAGATGTCTTGTTGCACATCAGAGGATacatagtggagagaaaccttatgaatgtaatcaatgtggacaAACTTTTAAACAGTGGGAAAGTCTTAGTctgcatcagagaatccacattagagagaaaccttataaatgtgatcaatgtggaaaggcttacAGATGGAAAGACAGTCTtgttgaacatcagagaatccacactggagagaaaccttataaatgtaatcaatgtggaaagtctTTTAGAGGTAGGAAGTCTATTGGTGAACATCATaggatccacactggagagaaaccttatgaatgcaatcaatgtggaaaggcttttacaagGAGGGCTCGTCTTATTATGCATCAGAGgacccacactggagagaaaccatatgaatgttatcaatgtggaaagacttttacacgAATGGATGGCCTTAttaaacatcaaagaattcacactggagagaaaccttatgaatgtaatcaatgtggaaagacttttacatggAAGCGCAGTCTTGTTAGACATGAAAGAATCCAtaatggagagaaaccttatgattgtaatcaatgtggaaagacttttagatTGGAGAGATGTCTTACTGCTCATctgagaatccacactggagagaaaccttatgagtgtaatcaatgtggaaaagctttcagatGTATGTCCAGTCTTACTGAACATCAGAAAAGCCATACtgaagaaaaatgttataaatgtaATTATTGTGGGAAGACTTTTACATGGAAGTGCCGTCTGGTTAGGCATGAAAGAATCCAtaatggagagaaaccttatgattgtaatcaatgtggaaagacttttaaattGGAGAGATGTCTTACTGCTCATctgagaatccacactggagagaaaccttatgagtgtaatcaatgtggaaaagctttcagatATATGTCCAGTCTTGTTGAACATCAGAAAAGCCATACtgaagaaaaatgttataaatgtaATTATTGTGGGAAGACTTTTACATGGAAGTGCCGTCTGGTTAGGCATGAAAGAatacacactggagagaaaccttatgagtgtaatcaatgtggaaaagctttcagatATATGTCCAGTCTTGTTGAACATCAGAAAAGCCACACTGAAGAGAAATGTTATAAGTGTAATCATTGTGGAAAAACTTTTACATGGAAGCGCAGTCTTGTTAGACATgaaagaatccatactggagagaaaccttatgactgtaatcaatgtggaaGGGCTTTCAGATTGAAGAGATGTCTTATTGCTCATCTGataatccacactggagagaaaccttatgattgtaatcaatgtggaaagtctTATACATATAAAGAGGGCCTTGTTAAACATCAGAggatccacactggggagaaacct